The Epilithonimonas zeae genome contains a region encoding:
- a CDS encoding EpsG family protein has protein sequence MALAGNYKFKNIVVTILIIALALFAGTRTEIAPDFKMYKNFFRFSEDSYKDFVDNNVTLEPIIYIIPNFLKLFFGSKTDIINGSFLCFAFLGVATKLIALKKYANNFFLGFIIYFTYLYLMMEMITIRAGIAGGVFLLSLPYLYKGMYKKSLLMICLAMIFHTSSVIFFAIFIVIRLNVKIKYYYYSLILSFILIATKVNLLTLLLLDKVFPKVKAYLDLMEKTKEEDVNIFSFRILIALFMTVFLGFYYNKLKKIEGFEVLFRIHIISLFLFFSFSVTASVFSIRTFELLSVAQLLLFPMLTYVFAPKFKYIAWVILIIFSFAQIYYMIDISEFYEQYKSWLF, from the coding sequence TTGGCTTTAGCAGGAAACTACAAGTTCAAAAATATTGTTGTTACAATACTAATTATAGCACTTGCCTTATTTGCAGGTACGCGGACGGAGATAGCGCCTGACTTTAAGATGTACAAGAATTTTTTCAGATTTAGTGAAGATAGCTACAAGGACTTTGTTGATAATAATGTGACTTTAGAACCAATTATTTATATTATTCCAAACTTTCTGAAACTTTTTTTTGGTAGTAAAACGGATATTATAAACGGGAGTTTTCTTTGCTTTGCTTTTTTGGGAGTAGCTACCAAATTGATTGCTCTGAAAAAATATGCTAATAATTTTTTTCTGGGCTTCATTATCTACTTTACTTATCTCTACCTTATGATGGAAATGATAACCATTAGAGCTGGTATTGCCGGAGGTGTTTTTCTTCTCAGTTTACCTTATTTATACAAAGGAATGTATAAGAAAAGCCTTTTGATGATTTGCCTTGCAATGATTTTTCATACATCCAGTGTAATCTTTTTTGCCATTTTCATCGTCATAAGATTAAATGTTAAGATAAAATACTATTATTACTCATTAATACTTTCCTTTATATTAATAGCAACAAAAGTTAATCTCTTAACATTACTTCTATTAGATAAGGTTTTTCCAAAAGTTAAAGCCTATTTGGATTTGATGGAAAAAACTAAAGAGGAAGATGTCAATATTTTTAGTTTTAGAATCTTAATAGCTTTGTTTATGACTGTTTTCTTAGGATTCTACTATAATAAGCTGAAAAAAATAGAAGGATTTGAAGTCTTGTTCAGGATTCATATAATTTCACTTTTCCTGTTTTTCTCCTTCAGTGTTACAGCATCGGTATTTTCAATCAGAACATTTGAGTTATTATCTGTGGCTCAGTTATTACTGTTTCCTATGTTAACTTACGTTTTTGCACCTAAATTCAAATATATAGCCTGGGTTATTTTAATTATCTTTTCTTTTGCCCAGATATACTACATGATAGATATTTCGGAATTTTATGAACAATATAAATCTTGGCTTTTTTAA
- a CDS encoding glycosyltransferase family 4 protein, whose protein sequence is MKIIVPILGKFGNSGGFRVLSKLANYWISSGNEVSFLVYVGSEPPYFPTTADFLYYNKKGNLVSKDQKDASLPLLRMFQMRVAMQTALNNCYADVVLANHCLTALPVKKSVIKAKKFYYVQAYEPEYYYRKTLKDFIFKKISKNSYNLGLDIIVNADMYKNYANLHSTKVVYPGIDLEVFRPALNEESSNEKIIIGTIGRLEEYKGTAYVIKAFQLLRQELGERVELHVAFGEEAMGNIDGVKVFYPNGDHNLADFYRSLDIYVCAGTVQLEAIHYPVLESMACKIPVITTGYYPASIDNAEIVPIKNAEAIKQKLLKIISDKDDVKINKAFEDVKQFEWTHIANKMLNYFKN, encoded by the coding sequence ATGAAAATTATAGTACCAATTTTAGGGAAATTTGGAAACTCGGGAGGGTTTCGTGTGCTTTCCAAACTTGCCAACTATTGGATTTCCAGTGGTAATGAGGTCAGCTTTCTTGTGTATGTTGGTTCAGAACCACCTTATTTTCCAACTACTGCAGATTTTTTATACTACAATAAAAAAGGTAATTTGGTTTCAAAAGACCAAAAAGATGCGTCTCTGCCATTATTGAGAATGTTTCAGATGAGGGTAGCAATGCAGACTGCTCTAAACAATTGTTACGCAGATGTTGTTTTGGCTAATCATTGTCTGACTGCGTTACCTGTAAAAAAATCAGTAATTAAGGCAAAAAAGTTCTACTATGTTCAGGCCTATGAGCCAGAGTACTATTATAGAAAGACTTTGAAAGATTTTATTTTTAAAAAAATAAGTAAGAATTCTTACAATCTCGGGTTAGATATTATAGTAAATGCTGATATGTATAAGAATTATGCTAATTTGCATTCGACAAAGGTGGTTTATCCTGGAATTGATCTTGAGGTTTTTCGTCCTGCTCTCAATGAAGAATCAAGCAATGAGAAAATTATAATTGGAACAATTGGCCGATTGGAAGAATATAAAGGAACTGCATACGTTATAAAAGCCTTCCAGTTGCTGCGACAAGAATTGGGTGAACGTGTAGAGCTTCATGTCGCGTTTGGAGAGGAAGCAATGGGTAATATTGATGGTGTAAAGGTTTTTTATCCCAATGGAGACCATAATTTAGCAGATTTTTATAGATCTTTGGATATCTATGTTTGTGCCGGAACTGTACAATTGGAAGCAATACATTATCCTGTTTTGGAATCTATGGCTTGCAAAATACCCGTTATTACAACTGGATACTATCCTGCCTCTATAGATAATGCAGAAATTGTACCTATAAAAAATGCGGAAGCTATCAAGCAAAAACTCTTAAAAATTATATCAGATAAAGATGATGTTAAAATTAATAAAGCTTTTGAAGATGTAAAACAGTTCGAGTGGACACATATTGCTAATAAAATGTTGAACTATTTTAAAAACTAA
- a CDS encoding O-antigen translocase, translated as MIAKTKKILSSDLVKVFSYTGFSTLIKLITSYVTVKVVASIIGPSGVALVGQLQNFTSIFTTVGAGGINNGVVKYVSEYKEDKTTLQKYLKNGFKLTAYFSGISSLFLIALSTYLSRWVLFEEKYHYLFILFGLNLMLLSFNNFFLSVLNGFKEFKKFVSINIFTNIISLIFTVILVWIYGLKGALISLVTYQGFILLITLFYLKKKSWFSKQLWGNWDKQIVRKYFSYTLMALVTAMTLPVSQLLIRGYIIKEYSITDAGFWEGINKISAMYLMFITTSFSVYYLPKLAEITDNNILRKEIFKTYKIITPLIFITLVMIYLLKDVVINILFTKEFYPMKELFLWQLIGDFFKIMSWLLAFVMVAKSMTKMYIITEILFATSLVLLSYYFIDHFGILGSTQSYCINYFLYFVVMVVVFSKKLKLAR; from the coding sequence ATGATTGCAAAAACAAAGAAAATACTATCGAGTGATCTTGTAAAAGTTTTCTCCTATACAGGGTTTTCTACTTTAATAAAACTTATCACAAGTTATGTAACGGTAAAAGTTGTTGCTAGTATTATTGGTCCCTCTGGTGTAGCTTTGGTTGGGCAATTACAGAACTTTACATCAATCTTCACGACGGTTGGAGCTGGTGGCATTAATAACGGTGTTGTAAAATATGTTTCCGAATATAAAGAGGATAAAACTACTCTACAAAAATATTTAAAAAACGGTTTCAAACTAACAGCTTATTTTTCAGGGATATCAAGCCTTTTTTTAATTGCTCTGTCAACATATTTGAGCCGGTGGGTTCTTTTTGAGGAAAAGTATCATTATCTGTTTATCCTTTTCGGGCTTAATCTGATGTTACTTTCATTTAATAATTTTTTCTTGTCTGTACTTAATGGTTTCAAAGAATTTAAAAAATTTGTAAGCATTAATATTTTTACTAATATCATCAGTTTGATATTTACCGTGATATTAGTATGGATATATGGTCTAAAAGGAGCACTAATTTCGTTGGTAACTTATCAGGGATTTATTTTGCTTATTACACTGTTTTATCTGAAGAAGAAATCCTGGTTTTCAAAACAATTATGGGGCAATTGGGATAAGCAGATTGTTAGAAAATATTTTTCATACACTCTTATGGCTCTTGTAACTGCAATGACACTTCCTGTCTCGCAATTGTTAATCAGAGGGTATATTATAAAGGAGTATTCTATAACAGATGCAGGATTTTGGGAGGGAATTAATAAGATTTCAGCAATGTATCTGATGTTTATTACAACATCTTTTAGTGTCTACTATCTTCCGAAACTTGCTGAGATAACAGATAACAACATCTTGAGAAAAGAAATTTTTAAAACGTATAAAATCATTACACCACTTATTTTTATAACTTTAGTTATGATATATTTGTTAAAGGATGTCGTAATAAATATACTTTTTACAAAAGAATTTTATCCAATGAAAGAACTGTTTTTATGGCAATTGATTGGTGATTTTTTTAAAATTATGAGCTGGTTGTTAGCTTTTGTGATGGTAGCAAAATCTATGACTAAAATGTATATCATTACAGAAATTTTGTTTGCAACTTCTCTAGTTTTGTTATCCTATTATTTTATAGACCACTTTGGTATTTTAGGTTCTACACAATCGTATTGTATTAATTATTTTTTATACTTTGTTGTAATGGTAGTAGTCTTCAGTAAAAAATTGAAATTAGCAAGATGA
- a CDS encoding DegT/DnrJ/EryC1/StrS family aminotransferase, with the protein MIKFLDLQKINLTHQAEIEERLIATFRSGWYLLGNEVKVFEENLAKYTGSAFAIGVANGLDALRLILRAYIELGIFQKGDEIIVPANTYIASILAISDNDLVPVLVEPSLEHYNIDIDKIEEKITEKTKGILIVHLYGRVIFSEKLKEISEKYQLKVIEDNAQAIGATWKGIKTGNLGDAAGFSFYPGKNLGALGDAGGITTNDEALAKTIRALANYGSNQKYVNIYQGLNSRLDEIQAAVLDVKLKYIDTENDRRKEIAAIYIAEIKNPKIVLPENPKDIAEHSWHIFLIRSEDREALQKYLTDKGVQTLIHYPIPPHKQQAYKEWNDLSFPITEQIHREVLSLPISPVMTDEEVLSVIQIINEF; encoded by the coding sequence ATGATTAAGTTTTTAGATTTACAGAAAATTAATTTAACCCATCAGGCGGAGATAGAAGAAAGACTTATTGCTACTTTTAGAAGTGGATGGTATCTACTTGGCAATGAAGTAAAGGTATTTGAAGAAAACCTGGCTAAATATACAGGTAGTGCATTTGCAATAGGTGTTGCCAATGGATTAGATGCGCTAAGATTGATTCTCCGAGCATATATAGAATTGGGAATATTCCAAAAAGGGGATGAGATTATTGTTCCTGCCAATACTTATATAGCTTCTATATTAGCTATTTCAGATAATGACTTGGTTCCAGTCTTGGTTGAGCCATCTCTGGAACATTATAATATTGATATTGATAAAATTGAGGAAAAAATTACTGAAAAAACCAAAGGTATTTTAATTGTACATCTTTATGGAAGAGTCATTTTTTCTGAAAAACTGAAAGAGATCTCTGAAAAATATCAATTGAAAGTTATAGAAGATAATGCGCAGGCCATTGGTGCAACGTGGAAAGGAATCAAAACCGGAAATTTGGGTGATGCCGCCGGATTTAGCTTCTATCCGGGAAAAAATCTGGGTGCTTTAGGTGATGCCGGTGGAATTACTACCAATGATGAAGCTTTGGCAAAAACGATTAGAGCACTAGCCAACTATGGATCCAATCAAAAGTATGTTAATATCTATCAGGGTCTGAACTCGCGATTAGATGAGATCCAGGCTGCTGTCTTGGATGTGAAATTGAAATATATTGACACTGAAAATGACCGTAGAAAAGAAATAGCAGCAATATATATAGCTGAAATAAAAAACCCAAAAATAGTTTTGCCGGAAAATCCTAAAGATATTGCAGAACACTCTTGGCATATCTTCCTCATCAGGTCAGAGGATAGAGAAGCTTTGCAAAAATATCTTACGGACAAAGGTGTTCAGACACTTATTCACTATCCAATTCCGCCACATAAGCAGCAAGCTTATAAGGAGTGGAATGATTTGTCTTTTCCAATCACAGAGCAAATTCATAGAGAAGTTCTAAGTTTGCCAATATCTCCTGTTATGACGGATGAGGAAGTCTTATCAGTTATACAAATTATTAATGAATTTTAA
- a CDS encoding acyltransferase, whose protein sequence is MSKIHPLSDVQTATIGENTLVWQYTVILKEAAIGDNCNINCQVFIENDVIIGNNVTVKPGVQIWDGIRIEDNVFIGPNVTFTNDRYPRSKQYPEEFQQTIVKKGASIGANATILGGITIGEHALIGAGSVVTKNVPANELWVGNPAKKLKNINK, encoded by the coding sequence ATGAGTAAAATTCATCCTTTATCCGATGTACAAACAGCAACCATAGGAGAAAATACTTTGGTTTGGCAATACACAGTCATTCTAAAAGAAGCAGCAATTGGTGACAATTGCAACATCAATTGTCAGGTTTTTATAGAGAATGATGTTATCATAGGTAACAACGTAACGGTTAAACCAGGCGTTCAGATTTGGGATGGGATTCGTATTGAAGACAATGTATTTATTGGACCGAATGTCACTTTTACCAACGATCGGTATCCACGTTCCAAACAATATCCGGAAGAGTTCCAACAGACCATTGTTAAAAAAGGAGCAAGCATTGGAGCCAATGCAACTATCCTTGGAGGAATTACTATTGGCGAGCACGCATTGATAGGAGCTGGTAGTGTGGTAACAAAAAATGTTCCCGCAAATGAATTGTGGGTAGGTAATCCTGCAAAAAAACTCAAAAATATAAACAAATGA
- a CDS encoding sugar 3,4-ketoisomerase, with amino-acid sequence MDKKTVFECSVIDLGKVSFPEGNLTVIENDSQFPFDVRRVFYLYDIAGGESRGAHSHKECHQFLIAASGSFEVQLDDGKYKTQVFLNRPDVGLHIPPGVWASEVNFSSGAICLVLASHTYNENDYIRNYDDYLKYINE; translated from the coding sequence ATGGATAAGAAGACAGTTTTCGAGTGCTCTGTTATTGATTTGGGAAAAGTTAGTTTTCCGGAAGGTAATCTTACTGTTATAGAAAATGATTCACAATTTCCTTTTGATGTAAGAAGGGTCTTTTATCTTTATGATATCGCTGGTGGCGAAAGTAGAGGTGCACATTCTCACAAAGAATGCCATCAATTCCTAATTGCCGCAAGTGGTAGTTTTGAGGTTCAATTGGATGATGGAAAATATAAAACACAAGTGTTTCTAAATCGTCCTGATGTAGGATTACATATCCCGCCAGGCGTTTGGGCATCTGAAGTTAATTTTTCTTCCGGAGCTATTTGTTTGGTTTTAGCTTCTCATACTTATAATGAGAATGATTATATAAGAAATTACGACGACTATTTAAAATACATCAATGAGTAA
- a CDS encoding sugar 3,4-ketoisomerase, with protein MRNPEIIKLPKIVDPRGNLSFFEYPNQLPFEIARTYWLYDVPGGEVRGSHAFREQQEFIIALSGSFDVVLNDGEKEERFSLNRSYYGLYIPKMYWRRIENFSTNSLALIVSDKNYNEADYIRDFEDFKNLKHG; from the coding sequence ATGAGAAATCCTGAAATTATAAAACTTCCAAAGATAGTGGATCCAAGAGGTAATCTGTCTTTTTTTGAATATCCGAATCAATTGCCATTTGAGATCGCAAGAACCTATTGGCTTTATGATGTTCCGGGAGGAGAAGTACGTGGCAGTCATGCTTTCCGAGAACAACAGGAATTTATTATTGCTTTGTCGGGTAGTTTTGATGTCGTTCTGAACGACGGGGAGAAAGAAGAACGTTTTTCTCTTAATAGATCCTATTATGGATTATATATACCCAAGATGTATTGGAGGAGAATAGAAAACTTTTCAACCAATTCATTGGCTTTAATTGTATCTGATAAGAATTATAACGAAGCAGATTATATTAGAGATTTTGAAGATTTCAAAAATTTGAAACATGGATAA
- a CDS encoding GumC family protein yields MDVTKKEEEFNLREVIKPYTKRWYWFLGAMFLTTVLAVLYIKFTTPIYKIQSSVLIKDAKKMSTASGDFGVLSGLGGFAGMGTNSIENELEIFKSKKIIEDVTKNLKLQVSIYSREKYHDVELYKNTNPFIIHVINEKPFEELPKEPINVKIQGNKITLSSNELKANIITTFNKIISLPYANFIITKNLNFNLKKVKKLDLNDFYFTYSDFATIVDNYQKALEVDLMDKDATVIGLSMAHSNKEKSQDILNNLVDIYNEYAINDKNTESKKTKDFIDERIILISKELGDVETEREQFKVKNDIVDIATEARINLQIATETRRKSLETDTQIEVSKMLLGYIDSQSSTYQILPTNIGLDNPTATSNITAYNKLVMDRNRLLENATLENPLVKEITKDLNGLRTAMRESIQRYLINLNTSKNQIDRENNYSDTEIQKVPRQEKLFRNIERQQQIKENLYLLLLQKREEAAISMAMTDNKARVVDHAYVLKKAVAPKKMLSILGAWIMGLLIPFGFIYIRELLNNKIISKHDLEKITDTPILSEIPRLYKKDGETIAKNDVSPLAESFRILVTNLNFMLPKTNEAKTIFVTSTIKGEGKTFVSVNLSLALASSTKKILVIGSDIRNPQLQRYNPEMKNSKGLSEYLYEEINNPNDIIHPSGFHPNCDFIYSGVIPPNPTDLLQNGRYNQLLDAVRNVYDYIILDTAPLMLVTDSFLISSVADATVYVTRSEITEKGFIDFANKNIASQKIKNVGFVLNDVHKTNFGYGNKYGYGYQAEEKKWWQRIF; encoded by the coding sequence ATGGACGTTACGAAAAAAGAAGAAGAATTCAATTTAAGGGAGGTTATTAAACCGTATACAAAAAGATGGTATTGGTTTCTAGGAGCAATGTTTCTAACAACAGTTCTTGCAGTATTATATATAAAATTTACGACGCCTATCTATAAGATACAATCATCCGTACTCATAAAAGATGCAAAAAAAATGTCCACAGCATCTGGAGATTTTGGCGTGCTGTCTGGACTTGGAGGCTTTGCTGGAATGGGTACTAATAGTATAGAAAACGAACTAGAAATTTTTAAATCTAAAAAGATTATAGAAGATGTTACAAAAAATCTTAAACTTCAGGTTTCTATTTATTCTAGGGAAAAATATCATGACGTAGAATTATACAAAAATACTAACCCATTTATTATTCATGTAATAAATGAAAAGCCTTTTGAGGAGTTACCTAAAGAGCCAATTAATGTTAAAATACAAGGTAATAAGATTACTCTTTCTTCTAATGAATTAAAAGCTAATATTATTACGACCTTTAATAAAATAATCAGTCTTCCATATGCTAATTTTATAATCACAAAAAATTTAAATTTTAATCTTAAGAAAGTTAAAAAGTTGGATTTGAATGATTTTTATTTTACTTACTCCGATTTTGCTACTATTGTAGATAATTATCAAAAGGCATTGGAAGTAGATTTGATGGATAAGGATGCAACAGTAATTGGTTTATCTATGGCACATTCTAATAAGGAAAAATCTCAGGATATTCTTAATAATCTAGTTGATATTTATAATGAGTATGCTATTAATGATAAAAATACAGAATCGAAAAAAACCAAAGATTTTATAGATGAAAGAATAATATTAATATCAAAAGAGCTTGGAGATGTAGAAACAGAAAGAGAACAATTCAAAGTAAAAAATGATATTGTTGATATTGCAACAGAAGCAAGAATCAATTTGCAGATAGCTACTGAAACTAGGAGAAAATCTCTTGAGACAGATACACAAATTGAGGTTTCCAAGATGCTTTTGGGGTACATTGACAGCCAATCTTCAACTTATCAAATTCTACCTACAAATATAGGTTTAGATAATCCTACAGCTACTTCCAACATTACAGCGTATAATAAACTTGTAATGGATAGAAACAGATTGTTGGAGAATGCTACACTAGAAAATCCATTGGTTAAGGAAATTACAAAAGATCTTAATGGACTTAGAACTGCTATGCGGGAGAGTATTCAAAGATATTTAATAAACTTGAATACCAGCAAAAATCAAATTGATAGAGAAAATAACTATAGTGATACAGAAATACAAAAAGTTCCAAGACAGGAAAAGCTTTTCAGAAATATAGAGCGCCAACAACAGATTAAGGAAAACCTATATCTTCTTTTACTGCAGAAAAGAGAAGAAGCTGCAATTTCCATGGCCATGACAGATAACAAAGCAAGGGTTGTAGATCATGCCTACGTTTTGAAAAAAGCTGTTGCCCCCAAAAAAATGTTATCTATATTGGGTGCCTGGATAATGGGACTTTTGATACCATTTGGCTTTATATACATTAGAGAACTTCTTAATAATAAAATAATCAGCAAGCATGATTTAGAGAAAATTACAGATACCCCAATTTTATCAGAAATTCCTAGATTGTATAAAAAAGATGGTGAGACTATTGCTAAAAATGATGTGTCTCCATTAGCAGAATCCTTTAGGATTTTGGTTACCAATCTTAATTTTATGTTGCCTAAGACCAATGAAGCAAAAACTATTTTTGTGACTTCTACAATCAAAGGAGAAGGTAAAACATTTGTTTCTGTCAATCTTTCGTTAGCTTTGGCATCATCTACAAAAAAAATATTAGTAATTGGTTCCGATATTAGAAATCCACAGTTACAGAGATATAACCCTGAGATGAAAAATAGTAAGGGCTTATCCGAGTACCTTTATGAAGAAATTAATAACCCCAACGATATTATTCATCCAAGTGGATTCCATCCAAATTGTGACTTTATTTACTCAGGAGTTATTCCACCGAATCCGACAGATTTACTACAAAATGGTCGTTACAATCAATTATTAGATGCCGTACGGAATGTCTATGACTATATCATTTTAGATACCGCACCATTGATGCTTGTAACAGATTCGTTCTTAATATCCAGTGTCGCAGATGCTACTGTTTACGTTACAAGATCAGAAATCACAGAAAAAGGGTTTATTGATTTTGCAAACAAAAATATTGCATCACAGAAAATCAAAAATGTTGGTTTTGTTCTCAATGATGTTCATAAAACTAATTTTGGCTACGGAAATAAATATGGCTATGGCTACCAAGCAGAAGAGAAAAAATGGTGGCAAAGGATATTTTAA
- a CDS encoding GumC family protein, which produces MEKNTNNPSEFDIHAVLKPYLSKWYWFLIGVFIALVLAFAYIKTSLPIYNVRSAVLIKDAKKSLGASVGDVGVLEGLSGFGGMSTNSIENELEVFKTKKLARDIVSNNQLQVSIYQTNDIVEKELFGDTSPVAIHIINEKKNKKFPKEPFLLRFEDSQPVLESEEYNISQKVVFGRYISLPFANIIIAKNRLFDSEKVGKIGNQFKIYFNTLEGAASSIQRLVQVDLADKDATIINLSLNYPQTDKAKKILKSLIDSYNKDAILDKNSESQKTKEFIDQRIVKISRELGDVESEKEKFKTDHKITDLMTESKINLESSSDARKKQLELGAQFELNQDLISYLNRQNGYQVLPINIGLDNSESNNNIAAYNKLVIERNRLLENATPQNPIVLDITQQIDSMKKSIEESLKKNKVAIQLALDEYISEQNNIGSKITKIPYQEKLFRSLERQQQIKENLYLLLLQKREETAISLAVVAPKARVVEPAFVSDKPVAPKKIIILLLSLVFGCLLPFVIIYLKELFNTKISSKDDLKLLTKIPIVAEIPAISKNIDHLVKRNDFSQLAESFRILNTNIDFLLPKNADNNVIFVTSSVKGEGKTFVSMNLALTLTNSSRNKVVIIGTDIRNPQLQRYNDGVNPGKGLTEYLYDDHITVDEILFKNPSNDKCDIIYSGTIPPNPTELLTNGRLGMLLEELKVRYNYIIVDTAPLLLVTDTFTFVKHADLELYVTRANFTDKKLIEFANDSVETGKLNNVAFILNDVTKQNFGYGNKYGYGYNNK; this is translated from the coding sequence ATGGAAAAAAACACTAATAACCCCTCAGAATTTGATATTCACGCAGTACTAAAACCTTACCTGTCAAAATGGTACTGGTTTCTTATTGGTGTTTTTATAGCATTGGTATTAGCCTTTGCCTATATAAAAACATCTCTGCCAATATATAATGTGAGAAGTGCAGTACTTATAAAGGATGCCAAAAAATCACTCGGAGCAAGTGTAGGTGATGTTGGTGTTTTGGAAGGACTTTCCGGCTTTGGTGGGATGAGTACTAATAGTATTGAAAATGAGTTAGAAGTTTTTAAGACAAAAAAATTAGCAAGAGATATAGTTTCTAATAATCAACTGCAAGTTTCCATATATCAAACCAATGATATTGTTGAAAAAGAACTTTTTGGTGATACCTCTCCGGTAGCCATTCATATAATCAACGAAAAGAAAAATAAAAAGTTCCCAAAAGAACCTTTTTTATTGCGTTTTGAAGATAGTCAACCTGTTTTAGAATCAGAAGAATATAACATTTCTCAAAAAGTTGTCTTTGGTAGATATATCAGTTTACCTTTTGCCAATATAATTATTGCAAAAAACAGGTTATTTGATTCTGAAAAAGTGGGTAAGATTGGTAATCAATTTAAAATTTATTTCAATACGTTAGAGGGTGCGGCATCTTCTATACAAAGGTTGGTGCAAGTAGATCTAGCCGACAAAGATGCTACAATAATTAATTTGTCTCTTAATTATCCACAAACTGATAAAGCAAAAAAAATTCTGAAATCTTTAATCGACTCTTATAATAAGGATGCTATTTTAGACAAAAATTCTGAATCACAAAAAACAAAGGAATTCATTGATCAAAGAATTGTAAAAATCTCAAGAGAGTTAGGAGATGTAGAATCTGAAAAAGAAAAATTTAAGACAGATCATAAAATAACAGACCTGATGACAGAATCGAAGATCAATCTTGAGAGTTCTTCGGATGCGAGGAAAAAGCAGCTTGAATTAGGGGCGCAGTTTGAATTGAATCAAGATCTTATATCTTATCTCAACAGGCAGAACGGCTATCAAGTTCTTCCTATTAACATTGGGTTGGATAATAGTGAATCCAATAATAATATTGCAGCATATAATAAACTTGTAATAGAAAGGAATAGATTGTTGGAAAATGCCACACCGCAGAATCCTATCGTATTAGATATTACGCAACAGATTGATTCTATGAAAAAATCTATTGAAGAATCCTTGAAAAAAAATAAAGTTGCTATACAATTGGCGCTTGATGAGTATATAAGTGAGCAGAATAATATAGGATCGAAGATTACGAAAATACCTTATCAGGAAAAACTTTTCCGAAGTCTGGAAAGGCAACAGCAAATCAAAGAGAATCTTTACTTATTACTTCTACAAAAACGTGAGGAAACGGCAATTTCTTTAGCCGTTGTTGCACCAAAAGCGAGAGTCGTAGAACCTGCATTTGTTTCTGATAAACCTGTGGCACCTAAGAAGATAATTATATTATTATTAAGTCTCGTCTTCGGATGCCTGTTACCATTTGTAATAATTTATTTAAAGGAACTATTCAATACCAAAATTAGTTCAAAAGATGATCTTAAGTTATTAACCAAAATTCCTATAGTTGCAGAGATTCCCGCTATCAGTAAAAATATAGATCATCTGGTTAAACGAAATGATTTTTCTCAATTAGCAGAATCTTTTAGGATCTTAAATACAAATATTGATTTTTTATTACCAAAAAATGCTGATAATAATGTTATTTTTGTGACATCTTCTGTTAAAGGTGAGGGTAAAACATTTGTATCAATGAATCTGGCTTTAACTCTTACTAACTCTAGTAGGAATAAAGTTGTTATTATAGGCACAGATATTAGAAATCCACAACTCCAACGATACAATGATGGTGTTAATCCAGGGAAAGGTCTAACGGAATATTTGTACGATGATCACATTACTGTCGATGAGATTTTATTCAAAAATCCAAGTAACGATAAGTGTGATATTATTTATTCAGGGACAATTCCACCTAATCCAACAGAATTACTTACAAATGGAAGGTTAGGGATGTTATTAGAAGAGCTAAAAGTAAGGTATAATTATATTATTGTAGACACAGCTCCATTACTTTTAGTAACGGATACTTTTACTTTTGTAAAGCACGCAGATCTTGAGCTATATGTTACAAGGGCTAATTTCACAGATAAGAAACTTATAGAATTTGCAAACGACTCTGTTGAGACAGGGAAATTAAATAATGTGGCATTTATACTAAATGATGTAACAAAGCAAAACTTTGGCTATGGCAATAAGTATGGCTATGGCTACAACAACAAATAA